Proteins from a genomic interval of Streptomyces sp. Tu6071:
- a CDS encoding glycogen debranching N-terminal domain-containing protein, which produces MTAVALPGLAISAEHGQLTGQGLEGFYNSGKRLLSLCRLQVAGRDPLPVEARGVGADRTRFVGVLRGLGGPGPDPDLLVERERHAEGSERITLRSTSVRPLRLVVELTLGCDLADLGAVAAGRRVPPLRASVHGAGLQWASPAGKVALTAEPPAADVVAASGLLRWELEIPAGGRQSIELRLRPELRGAVRPVARGGTPVFADAEASGDDPRAAALLRASLGDLNALLVREPGEAGEVHLAAGAPWRCGLAPAEALAAARMALPLGTRLAAGTLRSLARTQVGRGPEQGRIPGPLRDAGPHLPPGSTSVEATLLFPALLSEAWRWGLDAAVVEELAPAAESCLGWLRREAERHAYVRDRETGGMARVETQAHAYRAALLGAGLLDGINRPGSEELHGWSVEFVDRFRTEFWYDDRGGGRPPAALDTAGRPVPHLGSAVTHLLDTGLGPAGEQAPSLLDPARTGQLAHLLGTPVMDSGWGLRSLGAKEHGYSPFGHRGGAVRVHETAIAVTGLAAAGYEKQSHALLRGLLAAAEHFEYRLPEMFAGEQRGEGSRPWPHPAACRPAAVAAAAGVHVVAGLVGIRPDVPEGSVALRPVRGAPLGELGLTGLGVAGESFSARVTRLGLAMVEEAPERLQLRA; this is translated from the coding sequence TTGACCGCCGTTGCCCTGCCGGGCCTGGCGATCTCCGCCGAGCACGGGCAGCTGACCGGGCAAGGGCTTGAGGGCTTCTACAACTCGGGGAAGCGGTTGCTCTCGCTGTGCCGACTCCAGGTCGCGGGGCGGGACCCGCTGCCGGTGGAGGCACGTGGGGTGGGCGCGGACCGAACCCGGTTCGTGGGGGTGCTGCGGGGGCTCGGCGGACCGGGGCCCGACCCCGACCTGCTGGTGGAGCGCGAGCGGCATGCCGAGGGCAGTGAGCGCATCACCCTACGGAGCACGTCGGTGCGCCCGCTGCGACTCGTGGTCGAACTCACCCTGGGCTGCGACCTCGCGGACCTCGGGGCGGTGGCTGCCGGACGCCGGGTCCCGCCTCTGCGGGCCTCCGTGCACGGCGCCGGATTGCAGTGGGCGTCGCCGGCGGGCAAGGTGGCGCTCACGGCTGAGCCACCTGCTGCCGATGTCGTGGCGGCATCGGGCCTGTTGCGTTGGGAGTTGGAGATCCCTGCGGGAGGCAGGCAGTCCATCGAGTTGCGGCTGCGGCCGGAACTTCGTGGTGCCGTACGCCCGGTGGCGCGCGGCGGGACGCCGGTCTTCGCCGACGCCGAAGCCTCCGGAGACGATCCACGGGCCGCCGCCCTGCTGCGGGCCTCGCTCGGCGACCTCAACGCGCTGCTGGTACGGGAGCCGGGCGAAGCGGGGGAGGTGCACCTCGCCGCAGGGGCTCCCTGGCGCTGCGGACTCGCTCCCGCCGAGGCCCTGGCCGCCGCCCGCATGGCTCTGCCGCTCGGCACCCGGCTCGCGGCGGGCACTTTGCGGTCCCTGGCGCGTACTCAGGTGGGGCGCGGCCCCGAACAGGGCCGGATCCCGGGCCCTTTGCGGGACGCCGGGCCCCATCTGCCGCCGGGAAGCACGAGCGTGGAGGCGACCCTGCTCTTTCCCGCGCTGTTGTCCGAGGCGTGGAGGTGGGGGCTCGACGCCGCAGTCGTCGAAGAGCTGGCCCCGGCCGCCGAGTCCTGCCTCGGGTGGCTGCGGCGCGAGGCAGAGCGCCACGCCTACGTCCGGGACCGGGAAACCGGCGGTATGGCACGCGTCGAGACGCAGGCGCATGCCTACCGTGCCGCCCTCCTCGGAGCGGGACTCCTGGACGGGATCAACCGGCCCGGATCTGAAGAACTCCACGGCTGGTCAGTGGAGTTCGTCGATCGGTTCCGGACTGAATTCTGGTACGACGACCGTGGCGGTGGCCGCCCGCCCGCCGCGCTCGACACCGCGGGGCGCCCGGTGCCGCACCTGGGCAGCGCGGTGACGCACCTGCTCGACACCGGTTTGGGCCCGGCGGGAGAACAGGCTCCCTCGCTGCTCGACCCGGCGCGTACGGGGCAACTCGCCCACCTGCTCGGCACCCCGGTGATGGACAGCGGCTGGGGACTGCGGAGTCTCGGTGCGAAGGAGCACGGATACAGCCCCTTCGGGCACAGGGGCGGCGCGGTGCGGGTCCACGAGACGGCGATCGCCGTGACGGGGCTCGCCGCGGCTGGTTACGAGAAGCAGTCCCATGCTCTGCTGCGTGGGCTGCTCGCGGCGGCGGAGCACTTCGAGTACCGGCTGCCGGAGATGTTCGCCGGTGAGCAGCGGGGGGAGGGGAGCAGGCCCTGGCCGCACCCCGCCGCCTGTCGGCCGGCCGCCGTGGCCGCTGCCGCCGGGGTGCACGTCGTCGCGGGGCTCGTGGGTATCCGCCCCGATGTGCCCGAGGGGTCCGTCGCGCTGCGCCCAGTGCGGGGTGCGCCGCTCGGTGAGCTGGGACTGACCGGTCTCGGCGTCGCCGGGGAGAGCTTCTCCGCGCGAGTCACCCGGCTGGGGCTCGCGATGGTGGAGGAGGCGCCCGAGCGTCTGCAACTGCGGGCGTGA